The Henningerozyma blattae CBS 6284 chromosome 7, complete genome region TGGGTTAGAAATCCATAATCTACCATAACCCAATAAGGTTCTGTCATCTTTCATGAATTCTCTTGCAACTTCTGGGTGTAAAGCAAGGTTACCGGCTCTGATAATAACACCTTTCCAGATAGAGTACACGAAATCATTGGTACCATCAGTGTATTCACCTTGACCTTCAGTTAAGAATGGATTAGTGACACGAGGTTCGACTAAATGAATAAAGGCAAGACGGTTACCAGCTTTAGCTctcttttctaattcacCAGTGATGTAAGCAAATTGAGCGACACCCAATGGGTTAGAACCACCAGCCATATCGTTGAAAGTACCATATGGAGAAAATCTGATACCAACCTTTTCAGCACCAATAGCTTCGATTAATGCATCAACAACTTCCAATGGAAATCTAGCTCTGTTTTCAATTGAACCACCGTATTCATCAGTTCTTTTATTAGAGTTAATGTctaaaaattgatttaacaaataacCATTGGCAGAATGAATTTCAACACCATCAGCACCTGCAGCAATACAATTTTTAGCAGCAGTAACATAATCCTTAATGTATTGTTTGATATCATCCTTAGTCAAACCATGGATCTTGATGTCGTTTTCCTTGGCGATTTTACCGTATTGGTCGTTACTGTAAACACCGTCAGTAGCACCGTCGTATCTTAAACCATCTCTGGCCATACTCTTGGCATCAGCAGCCCAACCTAGAGCCCATAATTGTGGCCAAACAAAAGAGTTGTTCTTGTGAATGACAgcaaaaatttttttccattcaGTCATTTGTTCTTCGGACCAAACACCTGGGGCATTATCATAACCACCAGCTTGTCTGGAGATGAAAACACCTTCAGTGATCAATAATGTACCTTCTCTTTTAGAACGTTGATCATAGTATTTTTCAGTCCATTCTTTGTGAGGAACATGATCAGGAGTTTGAGCTCTCATTCTTGTTAAAGGTGGTAAAATAGCTCTGTGCTTCAATTCATTGTTACCAACTTTAATTGGCTTAAACAAGTTGGTGTCACTCAAGGCAATTGGCTTAAAGTCTTTAATAAAAGGCATAACGAATGGTTTGCTTGGGcctttcaaataaaaacattaaattgcaatgtatttttcttataattttttagtttttatATACCATTATACATTTCCCACAAGATTGTGTGAGCATAATGGAAGGCAAACCGAGTTCCTGCAACCCATCAGGTCTTCAGGAAGAAATTTCATGAAATTTCGAGACTGCAGGCTATATTCACGCGAACAGCAAGAATCACACTAAATCTTTCATTAGTTTTCGCGATGAGCTAACGCATtctagaaaaaaaaacaaaaaacaaaagatcCCGAACATATTACCAGCTGAATCCCATTAATGTGGTTTGCTTAGTTATATAGATTAAATAATGCAATTTTATAGCTGAAATTGTATTCATTAGCATAAGGAAATTAggaatatttatcaaattaattaattaaattttcttagaaaaaattttttttaatatatctcACCTTTTATTGGCATTGATCCTGCATCttctattttgaaataactCCAAACTTCATTGGTGCTCTTACAAATCTTATATTCTTCACCTTTCAATTCTACTAGAGTACCTCTTTCAATCATTTCTTGATTACTAAACTCTCTTAAAATCTTTTCATAACGAGCACACCAAATATAGCCTTGGCAAGCCTTATTTTGTCTACCCCATGCATCAATAGCACTCCAAGATATTACTGCAAACTTGGGGTCAATTGGTCCATCATAAACTTCttgtaattcttcttcagattttgctaaattttttggccattcaattttatcatttttccAATCATCTTGCACACAGCCATCTTTTTTACAAATAGAAGCACCACCATTTGTCCATAACATTTTGTGATCCACATCTAAATGAACTATTTGTGCAGAACACACTTCAGCCTTTATTTCTGGATATGGtactttcttttcttgatAAATACCAAAAGTCCCTGCATTTATTGGATGGAATGCGTAAGGATGACCTGATGCTAAAAATCCtaaccaaaaaaattccTTATCACCATAACTACATTTTTCTATAGGTAGCATATGTAAAGTCATCCCCATTATTAGAGGGATAATATGACT contains the following coding sequences:
- the TBLA0G03670 gene encoding alkene reductase, which gives rise to MPFIKDFKPIALSDTNLFKPIKVGNNELKHRAILPPLTRMRAQTPDHVPHKEWTEKYYDQRSKREGTLLITEGVFISRQAGGYDNAPGVWSEEQMTEWKKIFAVIHKNNSFVWPQLWALGWAADAKSMARDGLRYDGATDGVYSNDQYGKIAKENDIKIHGLTKDDIKQYIKDYVTAAKNCIAAGADGVEIHSANGYLLNQFLDINSNKRTDEYGGSIENRARFPLEVVDALIEAIGAEKVGIRFSPYGTFNDMAGGSNPLGVAQFAYITGELEKRAKAGNRLAFIHLVEPRVTNPFLTEGQGEYTDGTNDFVYSIWKGVIIRAGNLALHPEVAREFMKDDRTLLGYGRLWISNPDLVDRLEKGLPLNKYNRDLFYAMTSEGYLDYPTYDEAIKLGWDKN